The following are encoded in a window of Solidesulfovibrio magneticus RS-1 genomic DNA:
- a CDS encoding MarR family winged helix-turn-helix transcriptional regulator has protein sequence MSQTTPPPAHLGHKGNEPHLLREIIRTHQMLVTGFSRKIGQPAARVALMRLLATASEPVGIMDLARNLGVNAAAVTRQIKELEAQGLVERCDDPQDGRRSWLRLSPQGMQLFMALHERSHALEKAFAAAVGPDNVRTAVEVLTQLRDFLDAFPNDKAL, from the coding sequence ATGTCGCAAACCACGCCACCCCCCGCACACCTCGGCCACAAGGGCAACGAACCGCACCTGCTGCGGGAAATTATTCGAACCCATCAGATGCTCGTCACCGGTTTTTCGCGAAAAATCGGCCAGCCAGCCGCGCGCGTCGCCTTGATGCGCCTTCTTGCCACGGCCAGCGAACCGGTCGGCATCATGGATCTCGCCCGCAACCTGGGCGTCAATGCCGCTGCCGTGACGCGCCAGATCAAGGAGCTGGAGGCGCAAGGACTTGTGGAGCGCTGCGATGACCCACAGGACGGCCGGCGCAGTTGGCTGCGCCTGTCACCCCAGGGAATGCAGCTGTTCATGGCGTTGCATGAACGCAGCCATGCCCTTGAAAAGGCTTTTGCCGCAGCCGTCGGCCCGGACAACGTCCGTACGGCCGTGGAGGTTTTGACGCAGCTGCGCGATTTCCTGGACGCGTTTCCCAACGACAAAGCGTTGTGA
- a CDS encoding DUF4405 domain-containing protein has translation MRHRTRPFNARAFVNLMLILAGLGLPVTGIANHYLGFASLTPERHGWMAAHNALGLLFVASAVGHAWLNRRPLLGQIRAMGASAAGLGTEALLVGLVMLLATLFAAHGFLVGA, from the coding sequence ATGCGTCATCGGACAAGGCCGTTTAATGCGCGCGCTTTCGTGAACCTGATGCTCATTCTCGCCGGACTCGGACTTCCCGTGACCGGCATCGCCAATCATTACCTGGGATTTGCTTCACTGACGCCCGAGCGGCATGGTTGGATGGCCGCCCACAACGCCCTTGGCCTCCTGTTCGTGGCGTCCGCCGTGGGCCATGCCTGGCTCAATCGACGCCCCTTGCTGGGCCAGATACGGGCCATGGGCGCGAGTGCGGCGGGTCTTGGGACCGAGGCTCTGCTGGTTGGACTCGTCATGCTCCTGGCGACGCTCTTTGCCGCCCACGGCTTTCTGGTCGGAGCCTGA
- the ubiG gene encoding bifunctional 2-polyprenyl-6-hydroxyphenol methylase/3-demethylubiquinol 3-O-methyltransferase UbiG, with the protein MNTVDNDLYRRLGHAWWDDDAGPYSTIRFFINPPRANYFARVLRQEGLLGKTGATMLDVGCGGGLLAEEFARMGLRVTGVDPAPESVATARTHAAEAGFDIVYRVGRGEALPFVDEAFDAVACCDVLEHVDEPAAVIAEMARVLKPGGLLLYDTVNRTLRSWFAVIKLMQDWPSTTVFDAGVPVQAHVWDKFLKPAEVAAMLRRHDLDPREQRGIATSRNPLACWLGLRQRAKGLLTFQELGKRLDFREGNDLSVSYMGFAVKA; encoded by the coding sequence ATGAACACCGTGGACAACGACCTGTACCGCCGCCTGGGCCATGCCTGGTGGGATGACGACGCCGGCCCGTACAGCACCATCCGTTTTTTCATCAATCCGCCCCGGGCGAACTACTTTGCCCGGGTGCTGCGGCAGGAAGGCCTGCTGGGGAAGACTGGGGCCACGATGCTGGACGTCGGCTGCGGCGGCGGGCTTTTGGCCGAGGAATTCGCCCGGATGGGACTGCGGGTGACCGGCGTCGACCCCGCGCCGGAATCCGTGGCAACGGCCCGGACCCATGCCGCCGAGGCAGGGTTCGACATCGTCTACCGCGTTGGGCGCGGAGAGGCCCTGCCGTTTGTCGACGAAGCCTTCGACGCCGTCGCCTGCTGCGATGTGCTGGAGCATGTGGACGAACCGGCGGCCGTGATCGCGGAGATGGCCCGGGTGCTCAAGCCCGGCGGCCTGCTCCTCTACGACACCGTCAACCGGACGCTGCGCAGTTGGTTTGCCGTCATCAAACTGATGCAGGACTGGCCCTCCACGACCGTCTTCGATGCCGGCGTTCCGGTCCAGGCCCACGTATGGGACAAATTCCTCAAGCCCGCCGAAGTCGCGGCCATGCTGCGACGCCACGACCTTGACCCCCGGGAACAGCGCGGCATCGCCACCAGCCGCAACCCGCTCGCCTGCTGGCTGGGGCTGCGGCAACGGGCAAAAGGACTGCTGACCTTTCAGGAGCTTGGGAAAAGACTGGACTTCAGGGAGGGCAACGACCTTTCGGTTTCCTACATGGGCTTTGCCGTCAAAGCGTAG
- a CDS encoding metallophosphoesterase family protein, which yields MRAAVISDSHLARPNAFFEAVYAEYLAPADYLIHCGDHTGAALWSYLIQHPGHISVAGNCDGFALGGDPPALAELVLEGVRVAAVHGWGPRPGLSARIAEALTGRFDVIFFGHSHAAEDTTYGDTRLINPGALTPGGSLALVDFDKNGCDVRFVSL from the coding sequence ATGCGCGCCGCCGTCATCTCCGACAGCCACCTCGCGCGGCCAAACGCCTTTTTCGAGGCCGTTTACGCCGAGTACCTCGCCCCGGCCGATTACCTGATCCACTGCGGCGACCACACCGGAGCGGCCCTGTGGAGCTACCTCATCCAGCATCCTGGCCACATCTCCGTTGCCGGCAACTGCGACGGCTTCGCCCTGGGCGGCGATCCGCCGGCCCTGGCCGAGCTGGTGCTGGAAGGCGTGCGCGTGGCGGCGGTCCACGGCTGGGGGCCGCGTCCCGGCCTCTCGGCCCGCATCGCCGAGGCCCTGACCGGCCGCTTCGACGTCATCTTCTTCGGCCATTCCCACGCCGCCGAGGATACGACCTACGGCGACACGCGGCTTATTAATCCCGGCGCGCTGACGCCCGGCGGGTCGCTGGCCCTGGTGGATTTCGACAAGAACGGCTGTGACGTCCGGTTCGTGTCCCTCTAG
- a CDS encoding HD domain-containing protein, which yields MTTDDHATVDMSDRERATRLADLVFEAGMLRKTPRTGYQFLGTGSENVAEHSFRTAMIGFMLAGQAGADPYRTMAMCLFHDLHEARTGDFNYVNKLYNTCDSRRALADALAGTGLTATVMPLHDELEAAQTLEAQLAQDADQIDLIANLKEELDLGNRYAAAWIEAAMARLRTDAGRALARTLAETDHAEWWFNGPDRQWWNRKNGHAPKD from the coding sequence ATGACGACGGACGACCACGCCACAGTGGACATGAGCGACCGGGAGCGGGCCACGCGCCTGGCCGACCTGGTCTTCGAGGCCGGGATGCTGCGCAAGACCCCGCGCACCGGCTACCAGTTTCTTGGCACCGGCTCGGAAAACGTGGCCGAGCACAGCTTTCGCACGGCCATGATCGGCTTCATGCTGGCCGGCCAGGCCGGGGCCGACCCCTACCGGACCATGGCCATGTGCCTGTTCCACGATTTGCACGAAGCCCGTACCGGCGACTTCAACTACGTCAACAAGCTGTACAACACTTGCGACTCCCGGCGCGCCCTGGCCGACGCCCTGGCCGGCACGGGGCTGACCGCCACGGTCATGCCGCTGCACGACGAGCTTGAAGCGGCCCAGACCCTGGAAGCGCAACTTGCCCAGGACGCCGACCAGATCGACCTCATCGCCAACTTGAAGGAAGAGCTTGATCTCGGCAACCGCTACGCCGCCGCCTGGATTGAGGCGGCCATGGCCCGGCTGCGCACCGACGCGGGCCGCGCCCTGGCCAGGACGTTGGCCGAAACCGATCATGCCGAATGGTGGTTCAACGGCCCGGACCGGCAATGGTGGAACCGCAAGAACGGGCACGCCCCCAAGGACTGA
- the argJ gene encoding bifunctional glutamate N-acetyltransferase/amino-acid acetyltransferase ArgJ has product MPSPVIPVPKGFSFATASAAFKYTTGRDDLALIVSDSPAAAAGVFTQNLFQAAPVTVAKAQLAASGGHARAILINAGQANACTGAAGIADCRETLSLVAKATDLSPEEILPASTGVIGARLKMDKWKAVVPTLAENLGQTPAMAAAKAIMTTDSFPKIAWGTLTTESGEVRVLGMAKGAGMIAPNMATMIGVLLCDAKVGSLWWQEAVAAAADRSFNSVTVDGDTSTNDCVLGLANGASEVVIDSAEGRQALLAVMAEVCQTLAAMLVQDAEGGTKVLRIKVTGAASPAEAELAARAVGNSPLVKTAFFGRDANWGRIVCAIGRSGAVFDPDDVAVRIGGVPVFEQGMPVADDLDALLAPHMRRGEIPVDIELGAGPGRYLLLASDLTYDYIKINADYRT; this is encoded by the coding sequence ATGCCATCGCCCGTGATTCCCGTTCCCAAGGGATTTTCCTTTGCCACGGCCTCGGCCGCCTTCAAGTACACCACCGGCCGCGACGATCTGGCCCTTATCGTCAGCGATTCCCCGGCCGCCGCTGCCGGCGTTTTCACCCAGAACCTCTTCCAGGCCGCCCCGGTCACCGTGGCCAAGGCCCAGCTGGCCGCCTCCGGCGGCCATGCCCGGGCCATACTCATCAACGCCGGCCAGGCCAACGCCTGCACCGGCGCGGCCGGCATCGCCGACTGCCGCGAGACCCTGTCCCTGGTGGCCAAGGCCACCGACCTTTCCCCGGAGGAGATTCTGCCGGCCTCCACCGGCGTCATCGGGGCGCGGCTCAAAATGGACAAATGGAAGGCCGTGGTCCCCACCCTGGCCGAAAATCTCGGCCAGACCCCGGCCATGGCCGCGGCCAAGGCCATCATGACCACGGACAGCTTCCCCAAGATCGCCTGGGGGACGCTCACCACCGAATCCGGCGAAGTGCGCGTGCTCGGCATGGCCAAGGGAGCCGGCATGATCGCCCCCAACATGGCCACCATGATCGGGGTGCTTTTGTGCGACGCCAAGGTCGGTTCGCTGTGGTGGCAGGAGGCCGTGGCCGCCGCCGCCGACCGCAGCTTCAACAGCGTCACCGTGGACGGCGACACCTCCACCAACGACTGCGTCCTCGGGCTGGCCAACGGCGCCTCGGAAGTGGTCATTGACTCGGCTGAGGGCCGGCAGGCCCTGCTCGCCGTCATGGCCGAGGTCTGCCAGACGTTGGCGGCCATGCTCGTGCAGGACGCCGAGGGCGGCACCAAGGTGCTGCGCATCAAAGTCACGGGCGCTGCTTCCCCGGCCGAGGCCGAGCTGGCCGCCCGGGCCGTGGGCAATTCGCCCCTGGTCAAGACCGCCTTTTTCGGCCGCGACGCCAACTGGGGCCGCATCGTCTGCGCCATCGGCCGCTCGGGCGCGGTGTTTGATCCCGACGACGTGGCCGTGCGCATCGGCGGGGTGCCGGTCTTTGAGCAGGGGATGCCCGTGGCCGACGACCTCGACGCCTTGCTCGCCCCCCACATGCGCCGGGGCGAGATCCCCGTGGACATCGAACTGGGGGCCGGCCCGGGCCGCTACCTGCTTTTGGCCTCGGACCTGACCTACGACTACATCAAGATCAACGCCGACTACCGCACGTAG
- a CDS encoding EF-hand domain-containing protein: MPQKLFAIAGLVLAAALAGTGCVRQEAPRQPVATSYPSPDFPPAQGAAGPAASPPPAAGTPPLAERPLAAPVARPAVPATASPAAVPASPAALSAIDADGNGRITLEEWRNFQEREFRRLDRNNDGVISREEMAAPSPSRTATARPAP, translated from the coding sequence ATGCCGCAAAAGCTTTTTGCCATCGCCGGGCTTGTCCTGGCCGCCGCCCTGGCCGGGACGGGCTGCGTGCGCCAGGAAGCGCCGCGCCAGCCCGTGGCCACGTCCTATCCGTCGCCGGATTTTCCGCCGGCCCAAGGCGCGGCCGGCCCGGCCGCGTCGCCGCCGCCGGCCGCGGGCACGCCGCCCCTGGCCGAACGCCCTCTGGCCGCGCCGGTCGCCCGGCCGGCCGTTCCGGCGACAGCGTCCCCGGCCGCCGTTCCGGCGAGTCCGGCCGCCCTCTCGGCCATCGACGCCGATGGCAACGGCCGCATCACCCTGGAGGAATGGCGAAATTTCCAGGAACGCGAGTTCCGCCGCCTGGACCGCAACAACGACGGCGTCATCAGCCGCGAGGAAATGGCCGCGCCAAGCCCCTCCCGGACTGCCACGGCCCGACCCGCGCCCTGA
- a CDS encoding tetratricopeptide repeat protein, producing the protein MRFLPMLVLAAALSLAPAGLGAFTGNDRLFLGTEALMRGRYELAAQTFAAILAADPDNPYARTRLALALAGGGDVRAARAELDNALTARADDLFALWSLGSLDLLAGQPEAAKARFAAMGKADPGNLRGRLGLALCALQAGRTAEGLAGLAQVQQAESADVLVRVLCGLVYWNLDAPANARLELEAALELEPRNTAALELLGLVYRRQGKADLAASAWGQALGLDPNAAGARFFLSRLAEDEGLAAALADKPAEAKRAYERALSIDPGNAAAAKALGLGLAQPANPARDNAPGRRPGPDNSARPTSDDGHRPKATKPAQPAAQDQPAAAAPSTVAPPPASETAPAAKAKRPKPVAPAPGSPLPAAPDQPETPSPTPAPDATLPAKPKPAKRPAKPAAPVPAAPTAPPPTPAVPQPAPPAADAPSPAAQTAPTATDAGLANAALPAPLDLPPAPAIRAKAALPPPRQATPAQDALFAIEARPPAS; encoded by the coding sequence ATGCGCTTTCTGCCCATGCTGGTCCTCGCGGCCGCCCTGAGCCTTGCCCCGGCAGGCCTGGGCGCGTTTACGGGCAACGACCGGCTGTTTCTCGGCACCGAGGCCCTCATGCGCGGCCGCTACGAACTGGCGGCCCAGACCTTTGCCGCCATCCTGGCCGCCGATCCCGACAATCCCTACGCCCGCACCCGGCTGGCCCTGGCCCTGGCCGGAGGCGGCGACGTCCGCGCCGCCCGGGCCGAACTGGACAATGCCCTGACCGCCCGGGCCGACGACCTGTTCGCCCTGTGGAGCCTGGGCAGCCTTGACCTGCTGGCCGGCCAGCCCGAAGCAGCCAAGGCCCGATTTGCCGCCATGGGGAAAGCCGACCCCGGCAACCTGCGCGGCCGGCTGGGGCTGGCCCTGTGCGCCCTGCAAGCCGGGCGTACGGCCGAAGGGTTGGCCGGCCTGGCCCAGGTGCAGCAGGCCGAATCGGCCGATGTTCTGGTGCGCGTGCTTTGCGGGCTGGTCTATTGGAACCTCGACGCCCCGGCCAACGCCCGGCTGGAGCTGGAGGCGGCCCTGGAACTGGAACCGCGCAACACGGCCGCCCTGGAGCTTTTGGGGCTGGTCTACCGTCGCCAGGGCAAGGCCGATCTGGCCGCCAGCGCCTGGGGGCAAGCCCTTGGCCTGGACCCGAACGCGGCCGGGGCGCGATTTTTCCTGTCGCGCCTGGCCGAGGACGAAGGCCTGGCCGCCGCCCTGGCGGATAAGCCGGCCGAGGCCAAGCGGGCCTACGAACGCGCCCTGTCCATTGATCCCGGCAACGCCGCCGCGGCCAAGGCCCTGGGCCTGGGCCTGGCCCAGCCGGCCAATCCGGCCAGGGACAACGCGCCCGGCCGGCGGCCCGGACCGGACAACTCGGCCCGGCCCACCAGCGACGATGGCCATCGGCCCAAGGCAACGAAACCGGCCCAACCCGCTGCCCAAGACCAGCCTGCAGCGGCTGCGCCGTCGACCGTAGCCCCGCCCCCGGCCAGCGAAACCGCCCCAGCGGCCAAGGCCAAGCGCCCCAAACCCGTAGCACCCGCGCCGGGCAGCCCGCTTCCGGCCGCCCCGGACCAGCCCGAAACGCCGTCGCCCACGCCGGCTCCCGACGCCACGCTGCCGGCCAAACCCAAGCCCGCCAAACGCCCGGCCAAACCAGCCGCCCCCGTGCCGGCCGCGCCTACTGCGCCGCCGCCAACGCCCGCCGTGCCCCAGCCTGCGCCGCCGGCTGCCGACGCGCCCTCTCCGGCCGCCCAGACGGCCCCGACGGCCACCGACGCCGGCCTCGCCAACGCCGCGCTGCCCGCGCCCCTCGATCTTCCGCCGGCCCCGGCCATACGGGCTAAAGCCGCCCTGCCGCCGCCCCGGCAGGCAACCCCGGCCCAAGACGCCCTCTTTGCCATTGAGGCCCGCCCTCCGGCTTCCTAG
- a CDS encoding aldehyde dehydrogenase family protein produces MFVSINPATSQPFASYEAHDAAAMAAILDAGRAAWRLWRDVPLDERCRALVRLADLFEARVPELARLASWEMGKLRPEAEAEVRRCARACRFYAKMAPRWLADEAVPSETGRRLIVYDPLGTILAVMPWNFPYWQAIRAVAPLLAVGNAAAIKPAPNVMGSALALEALFPEAGFPADLVRVLRLPEGLVGQAIAHPAVAGVTLTGSAAAGAAVGALAGAAVKKAVMELGGADAFIVLADAVLDDCCSAAETARMRVCGQACIAAKRFIVERPLYDDFTRRLAERLAAHRAGDPDDPAATVGPLARLDLLENLDRQVRESLAAGARLVAGGHRLDRPGYFYAPTLLADVRPGMPAFDEELFGPVAALIAADDAEDALALANASPYGLAGSVWTADVPRGLALARRLEVGMATVNAVPRSDFRLPFGGVKRSGYGRELARHGLLEFANIKTIVVEDS; encoded by the coding sequence ATGTTCGTCAGCATAAATCCGGCCACCAGCCAGCCTTTTGCCTCCTATGAGGCCCATGACGCCGCCGCCATGGCCGCGATTCTTGACGCCGGCCGGGCCGCCTGGCGGCTATGGCGCGACGTGCCGTTGGACGAGCGTTGCCGGGCGCTTGTGCGTCTGGCCGATCTTTTCGAGGCCCGGGTTCCGGAGCTGGCCCGGCTGGCCAGTTGGGAGATGGGCAAGCTCAGGCCCGAGGCCGAGGCCGAGGTGCGGCGTTGCGCCCGGGCGTGCCGGTTCTACGCCAAGATGGCCCCGCGCTGGCTGGCCGACGAGGCTGTGCCGTCCGAGACCGGGCGACGCCTGATCGTCTACGATCCGCTGGGCACGATCCTGGCCGTCATGCCCTGGAATTTCCCGTATTGGCAGGCGATCCGGGCCGTGGCTCCGCTTTTGGCCGTGGGCAACGCGGCGGCGATTAAGCCCGCGCCCAACGTCATGGGCTCGGCCCTGGCCCTGGAGGCGCTTTTCCCCGAGGCCGGTTTCCCGGCCGATCTGGTGCGGGTGTTGCGCCTGCCCGAGGGGCTGGTGGGCCAGGCCATTGCCCATCCGGCCGTGGCCGGGGTGACGCTGACCGGCTCGGCGGCGGCCGGCGCGGCCGTGGGGGCCTTGGCCGGGGCGGCGGTGAAAAAGGCCGTGATGGAGCTGGGCGGGGCCGACGCCTTTATTGTGCTGGCTGACGCCGTGTTGGACGACTGCTGCTCGGCGGCCGAGACGGCCCGGATGCGGGTGTGCGGCCAGGCCTGCATCGCGGCCAAGCGTTTCATTGTCGAGCGCCCGCTCTATGACGATTTCACCCGGCGGCTGGCCGAGCGTCTCGCCGCCCACCGGGCGGGCGACCCCGACGACCCGGCGGCCACGGTCGGTCCCCTGGCCCGGCTGGATCTGCTGGAAAATCTCGACCGGCAGGTGCGCGAGAGCTTGGCCGCCGGGGCGCGGCTGGTGGCCGGCGGCCATCGTCTGGACCGGCCGGGCTATTTCTACGCGCCAACACTTTTGGCCGACGTGCGGCCGGGGATGCCGGCCTTTGACGAAGAGCTTTTCGGCCCGGTGGCGGCGCTGATCGCGGCGGATGACGCCGAGGACGCCTTGGCCCTGGCCAATGCCTCGCCCTACGGCTTGGCCGGCAGCGTCTGGACGGCCGACGTGCCCCGGGGCCTGGCCCTGGCCCGGCGGCTGGAGGTGGGCATGGCCACGGTCAACGCCGTGCCGCGTTCGGATTTCCGGCTGCCCTTTGGCGGGGTCAAGCGTTCGGGCTACGGCCGGGAGCTGGCCCGGCACGGGCTTTTGGAATTTGCCAACATCAAGACCATCGTGGTGGAGGATTCATGA
- a CDS encoding sulfite exporter TauE/SafE family protein — translation MALSHLVLLWLAAFAGGFTQGLAGFGSTLVALPILALVLDLKVAVPVCTTLAVTLNLVMVVRLRGHVRRGLLVLLIVSSLPAMPFGAYILRVVSGDWLKLVLAAAILVFVIMQGRPGAQVSTAGRGRGWGVLAGLVAGGMGGAIGINGPPIVAWMSRLGLPRDALRATLVSYFFLAGCGVVTSQAAAGLVTRAVLGRTGLALPALAAGIFVGMKLCGRVGEAAFRRIILAILAFNAVTLLAQGLAGLLGR, via the coding sequence ATGGCTTTGTCGCACCTCGTGCTGCTGTGGCTGGCCGCCTTTGCCGGCGGTTTCACCCAAGGCTTGGCCGGTTTCGGCTCGACCCTGGTGGCCTTGCCCATCCTGGCCCTCGTCCTTGATCTCAAGGTAGCGGTGCCGGTGTGCACCACCCTGGCCGTGACGCTCAACCTCGTCATGGTCGTCCGGCTGCGCGGCCATGTGCGGCGCGGCCTGCTCGTGCTGCTCATCGTCTCGTCCCTGCCGGCCATGCCGTTTGGGGCGTACATTTTGCGGGTCGTTTCCGGCGATTGGTTGAAGCTTGTGTTGGCTGCGGCGATTCTCGTCTTCGTGATCATGCAGGGTCGGCCCGGCGCGCAGGTGTCCACGGCCGGCCGGGGCCGGGGCTGGGGCGTGCTGGCCGGGCTGGTCGCCGGGGGCATGGGCGGGGCCATCGGCATCAACGGCCCGCCCATCGTGGCCTGGATGAGCCGGCTGGGGCTGCCCCGCGACGCCTTGCGGGCCACGCTGGTGTCCTATTTCTTCCTGGCCGGCTGCGGCGTGGTGACCTCCCAGGCCGCAGCGGGGCTGGTGACCAGGGCGGTGCTTGGCCGCACCGGGTTGGCCTTGCCGGCCTTGGCCGCCGGCATTTTCGTCGGCATGAAGCTGTGCGGCCGGGTGGGCGAAGCGGCTTTCCGCCGCATCATCCTGGCCATCCTGGCCTTCAACGCCGTCACGCTCCTGGCCCAGGGCCTCGCCGGCCTCCTCGGCCGTTGA
- a CDS encoding LysR family transcriptional regulator, with protein MHMLDPWQLKAFLTAASAGSLRRAAEELSLSPSAVTARIKALEEAVGVPLFSRTGNRATLTEHGRRLVGYARRLLDLEAEARQRLTGGGEDGPQLTVRLSESLGLAVLPAVLAAFRARHPGVRLILAQRSAAGLARDLRHGVVDCGVILGQPYAAEGIAATVIHREPLVAIAPPGDALAGRNAVGPADLYGRELFVTPQVWGFRERLEQGLDRAGAVPASVTECGSLALLARCVAAGLGMGLAPRLAAAALSPGGELALIPWAEPGFTAAVTVMRLAGRAPGPAEAAFLNCLGEAIATASQKDPLRP; from the coding sequence ATGCACATGCTCGACCCCTGGCAGCTCAAGGCCTTTCTGACGGCGGCCTCGGCCGGGTCGCTGCGCCGGGCGGCCGAGGAACTGTCCCTGTCGCCTTCGGCCGTCACAGCCCGCATCAAGGCCCTGGAGGAGGCCGTGGGCGTGCCCCTTTTTTCGCGCACCGGCAACCGGGCCACACTCACCGAACACGGCCGGCGGCTTGTCGGCTACGCCAGGCGGCTGCTGGATCTCGAAGCCGAGGCCCGGCAACGGCTGACGGGCGGCGGCGAGGACGGGCCACAACTCACGGTGCGGCTGTCGGAAAGCCTGGGACTGGCCGTGCTGCCGGCCGTGCTGGCCGCTTTTCGGGCGCGCCATCCCGGGGTGCGGTTGATCCTGGCCCAGCGTTCGGCGGCCGGATTGGCCCGGGACCTGCGCCACGGCGTGGTCGACTGCGGCGTCATCCTCGGCCAGCCCTACGCCGCCGAGGGCATCGCGGCCACGGTGATCCACCGCGAACCGCTGGTCGCCATCGCGCCGCCGGGGGACGCTCTGGCCGGCCGAAACGCCGTCGGGCCGGCCGACCTGTATGGCCGCGAACTCTTTGTCACGCCCCAGGTCTGGGGATTTCGGGAACGGCTGGAGCAGGGGCTGGACCGGGCCGGAGCCGTGCCGGCCTCGGTGACGGAATGCGGCAGTCTGGCGCTACTCGCGCGCTGCGTGGCGGCGGGGCTGGGAATGGGGCTGGCTCCGAGGCTGGCGGCGGCGGCCTTGTCGCCCGGCGGCGAACTGGCGCTTATCCCCTGGGCCGAGCCGGGGTTCACGGCGGCGGTGACGGTGATGCGGCTGGCCGGCCGCGCCCCCGGACCGGCCGAAGCGGCCTTTCTCAACTGCCTCGGCGAGGCCATCGCCACGGCTTCCCAAAAAGACCCACTGCGCCCCTAA
- a CDS encoding AbrB family transcriptional regulator, whose protein sequence is MRKKGQWLGLLALTVLLAAGFSALELPAALLLGPMVAGIAVALGGASIRLPDTPFVLAQAVVGCLIARAASPAVLPEFLSHWHLFSLVILAGIVASAAMGLVLCRLRVMPGTTAIWGASPGGAAAMVVMADACGADARLVAFMQYLRVLCVALAATVVARAAGGSAPPHQATVWLPPLTAGLAPALGLIGLGALAGLCTRLSGGAMLVPMFLGAALRLTGLVEIDLPPWLLAAAYAAIGWRVGLGFTQKVALYAARAVPAILVGILALIAFCGGLSWLLAKTTGMDPLTAYLAASPGGMDSVAVIAASSPGVDFAVVMTMQTMRFFLVVLLAPPMARFLAGRAEARGGEEKKEEVKAEECLRRPGA, encoded by the coding sequence ATGAGAAAGAAAGGCCAGTGGCTTGGGCTGCTGGCCTTGACCGTTTTGCTGGCCGCCGGCTTTTCTGCCCTGGAGCTGCCGGCCGCCCTGCTGCTCGGCCCCATGGTCGCCGGCATCGCCGTGGCCCTTGGCGGCGCGTCCATCCGCCTGCCCGATACGCCCTTCGTCCTGGCCCAGGCCGTCGTCGGCTGCCTCATCGCCCGGGCCGCCTCGCCGGCCGTGCTGCCCGAATTCCTGAGCCACTGGCATCTGTTTTCCCTGGTCATCCTGGCCGGCATCGTGGCCAGCGCCGCCATGGGGCTGGTCCTGTGCCGCCTGCGCGTCATGCCCGGAACCACGGCCATCTGGGGCGCGTCCCCGGGCGGAGCCGCCGCCATGGTCGTCATGGCCGACGCCTGCGGGGCCGACGCCCGGCTCGTCGCCTTCATGCAATACCTGCGCGTGCTGTGCGTGGCCCTGGCCGCCACCGTGGTCGCCCGGGCGGCCGGCGGCAGCGCCCCGCCGCACCAGGCCACGGTCTGGCTGCCGCCGCTGACCGCCGGCCTGGCCCCGGCCCTGGGGCTCATCGGCCTTGGCGCACTGGCCGGCCTTTGTACGCGCCTGTCCGGCGGAGCCATGCTCGTCCCCATGTTCCTGGGCGCGGCCCTGCGCCTGACCGGACTCGTCGAAATCGACCTGCCGCCCTGGCTTCTCGCCGCCGCCTACGCCGCCATCGGCTGGCGGGTGGGCCTGGGGTTCACCCAAAAGGTCGCCCTCTACGCCGCCCGGGCCGTGCCGGCCATCCTCGTAGGCATCTTGGCGCTCATCGCCTTTTGCGGTGGGCTGTCCTGGCTTCTGGCCAAGACCACCGGCATGGACCCGCTGACCGCCTACCTGGCCGCCAGCCCCGGCGGCATGGACTCCGTGGCCGTCATCGCCGCCAGCTCGCCAGGCGTGGACTTCGCCGTGGTCATGACCATGCAGACCATGCGCTTCTTCCTGGTCGTGCTCCTGGCCCCGCCCATGGCCCGATTTCTGGCCGGCCGCGCCGAGGCGCGGGGGGGGGAGGAGAAGAAGGAAGAGGTGAAGGCGGAAGAGTGCCTCCGGCGGCCGGGGGCCTGA